A window of the Clostridia bacterium genome harbors these coding sequences:
- the amaP gene encoding alkaline shock response membrane anchor protein AmaP, whose amino-acid sequence MKPYQRVLVSIYSLLFAVLALLVLLVALGWHQPLDEFQALLAQEQTRWIIAAVAAVVFLVAVRLLFSSFGAPPMTQARVQQTGLGEVHITISALENMVKKALHNMSGVSQVRPRIKCNSEGIAVFVKVQLAPEMNIPQTTAQIQSAIQEYLETYTGMKLLEVRVLVEDAPPEPRARVE is encoded by the coding sequence ATGAAACCTTACCAGCGAGTACTGGTGAGCATTTACAGCCTGTTATTTGCTGTCCTGGCATTATTAGTCTTGTTGGTGGCTTTAGGCTGGCACCAGCCTCTTGACGAGTTTCAGGCACTTTTGGCTCAGGAACAAACTCGCTGGATAATAGCAGCCGTTGCAGCTGTCGTTTTTCTCGTCGCTGTAAGGTTATTATTCAGCAGTTTCGGTGCTCCCCCCATGACGCAAGCAAGGGTACAACAGACAGGGTTAGGCGAAGTCCACATTACCATCAGTGCTTTGGAAAACATGGTAAAAAAAGCCTTGCACAACATGTCCGGGGTGTCTCAAGTCAGGCCGCGCATTAAGTGCAACTCCGAGGGAATAGCGGTATTCGTCAAGGTGCAGTTGGCGCCTGAAATGAACATCCCTCAGACTACTGCCCAAATACAGTCTGCCATTCAAGAATACCTGGAAACTTATACAGGCATGAAGCTGCTGGAAGTCAGGGTATTAGTAGAAGACGCTCCCCCAGAGCCCCGGGCCAGGGTTGAGTAA
- a CDS encoding DUF2273 domain-containing protein → MNWDEIFNKVWQHHRGKVIGIGLGLLFGLLAVSVGLWKTLFIAICIGIGYLVGKRADEKGDLQKLLNKWFGD, encoded by the coding sequence TTGAATTGGGATGAAATATTCAATAAGGTTTGGCAGCATCACCGGGGTAAAGTCATCGGAATCGGGTTAGGATTATTATTCGGTTTGCTGGCAGTATCCGTCGGGTTATGGAAAACCCTTTTTATCGCCATCTGTATTGGGATTGGTTACCTGGTCGGTAAGCGGGCTGATGAAAAAGGAGACTTGCAGAAACTGTTAAACAAGTGGTTTGGTGATTAA
- the nusB gene encoding transcription antitermination factor NusB, whose protein sequence is MGRRLAREKALQILFQIDVGRIRPEKALHYSFQEEDLSSDEKEFATTLVLGTLEHLEEVDKLISQHSRDWPLNRIANVDRNILRLAVFEFLHVPDIPPNVTINEAIELAKVFSGEGAGAFVNGILDQIRRHIVQEQPQE, encoded by the coding sequence TTGGGAAGACGACTTGCACGGGAAAAAGCTTTGCAAATACTGTTTCAAATTGACGTAGGCAGGATCCGTCCCGAAAAAGCCTTGCACTACAGCTTTCAGGAAGAAGATTTATCCAGCGATGAAAAAGAATTCGCCACAACACTGGTTCTTGGGACCTTGGAGCATCTCGAAGAAGTGGACAAGTTGATTTCCCAGCACTCCCGTGACTGGCCGTTAAACAGGATCGCCAATGTGGACCGGAATATCCTGCGCCTGGCCGTTTTTGAGTTCTTGCATGTACCCGACATTCCACCTAACGTAACTATTAATGAAGCCATAGAATTGGCCAAGGTTTTTAGCGGGGAAGGAGCCGGTGCCTTTGTCAACGGTATTCTGGACCAAATCCGGCGCCATATTGTTCAAGAACAACCGCAAGAATAA